The Streptomyces sp. NBC_00775 genome includes the window CCATCCGCGACCGTGTCTTCAACCTCAAGGCGAACAGCCTGATCTACGTCGTGGACGCCCGTCAGTCCCTGCACTTCAAGATGGTCTTCGAGACCGCGCGCAGGGCCGGCTGGCTGAGCGACGACGTGAAGGCCCACCAGCTCGCGTTCGGCACGGTCCTGGGCAAGGACGGCAAGCCGTTCAAGACGCGTGAGGGCGAGACGATCCGGCTGGTGGATCTGCTGGACGAGGCGATCGACCGTGCCTCGGCCGTCGTACGGGAGAAGGCGCTGGACCTCTCCGAGGACGAGATCGCCGAGCGGGGTACCCAGGTCGGCATCGGCGCGGTGAAGTACGCGGACCTGTCGACGTCCGCGAACCGCGACTACAAGTTCGACCTGGACCAGATGGTGTCGCTGAACGGCGACACGAGCGTCTACCTCCAGTACGCGTACGCCCGTATCCAGTCGATCCTCCGCAAGGCGGGCGAGGTTCGCCCGGTCGCCCACTCGGAGCTCGAACTGGCACCGGCCGAGCGGGAGTTGGGCCTGCACCTGGACCGCTTCGCGGAGACGGTCGCGGAGGTCGCCGAGGAGTACGCGCCGCACAAGCTGGCGGCGTACCTCTACCAGCTGGCGTCCCTCTACACGACGTTCTACTCGGAGTGCCCGGTCCTGAAGGCGGACACCCCGGCCCAGATCGAGAACCGCCTGTTCCTGTGCGACCTGACGGCCCGCACGCTCCAGCAGGGCATGGCGTTGCTGGGGATCAGGACGCCTGAGCGGCTCTGATGTCCGTACGTCGCTGATGTGACGTGATTTCAGAACGCCCGGCCGGGGTTTCCCGGCCGGGCGTTCTGCATGCCGTCAACTCGCTGCGAGGGCAGCCCTGTTCGCACGGAAGGCCGTGAGCGGCACAACAGCCGCACTCGCCCTTGGCGATGTGGAAGTGGTTCATATGTAACATTCCGGACATGCGCTCGACGAAAGGCATGTCATGAAGTTCGCAGTCATCGGCGGTACCGGGCTGATCGGGTCGCAGGTCGTCAAGAATCTGAACGCCGCGGGGCACGAGGCGGTACCGCACTCGCAGTCCACCGGAGTCGACGTCATCAGCGGCCAGGGACTGGACGAGGCGGTGGCGGGAGCCGACGTCGTCGTCAACCTGACGAACTCTCCGACCTTCGACGAAGCCTCCCCGGCCTTCTTCCAGACCTCGATGGACAACCTTCTGGCCGCGGCCCAGAAGGGCGGCGTCGGCCACTTCGTCATCCTCTCGATCGTCGGCACGGACCAGGTGCCGGAGCTGGACTACTACCGGGCCAAGGCGCTCCAGGAGAAGATCCTCGCGGCCGGGCCGATCCCCTACTCGATCGTCCGGGCGACGCAGTTCATGGAGTTCATGGACGCCGTCCTGTCCTGGACCGCCGACGGCGACACCGTCCGGTTGCCCGCCACGCCCATCCAGCCGATCGCCGCCAAGGACGTGGCCGGCGCGGTGACAGAGGTCGCCGCGGGCACCCCGCTGAATGGCATGCGCAACATCGGCGGCCCCGAGATCTTCCCCCTGGACGAGCTGGGCCGGATCACCCTGTCCCACAAGGGCGACAACCGTACCGTCGTCACCGACCCCACCGCGGGCATGTTCGCCGCCGTCAAGGGTGACGTCCTCACCGACAAGCAGGCTCACCTCGCCCCCACCCGCTACACCGACTGGCTC containing:
- a CDS encoding SDR family oxidoreductase; translation: MKFAVIGGTGLIGSQVVKNLNAAGHEAVPHSQSTGVDVISGQGLDEAVAGADVVVNLTNSPTFDEASPAFFQTSMDNLLAAAQKGGVGHFVILSIVGTDQVPELDYYRAKALQEKILAAGPIPYSIVRATQFMEFMDAVLSWTADGDTVRLPATPIQPIAAKDVAGAVTEVAAGTPLNGMRNIGGPEIFPLDELGRITLSHKGDNRTVVTDPTAGMFAAVKGDVLTDKQAHLAPTRYTDWLS